A stretch of DNA from Coccidioides posadasii str. Silveira chromosome 1, complete sequence:
CTCATCTCTGATGGTCTTGTGGCTTGACGCATTATAAGTTTGAATCTTAATATCGCCTTTTGTTTTGATTTCGTATTCAGATAAAATGCTGCGGATAGCTTTTGAAGTAGCAAGAACTAAATCATACGCAGCTTCTGCGTTAGGGTCATCAAAGCTGGAATTGTACTCCGGGTAAGCTGCATTCATGATAGAAATGGTTTTGTCATCAGGACGGCGAGGCAGTCGTTGCCACAATTCCTCAGAAATGAATGGCATAATCGGATGAATTAGGGTAAGTGCGCCTTCTAAAGCGGTGTAGAGCGTTTGTTTTGCAGACTGTTGAATGTCGGTGGGAGCGTCttgctgaagaagagattttgaGTTTTCGATAAAGACGTCACAGAGCTGACTGTACCAGTATTGATATAGAACGGATGCAGCATCTGAGAACTCACGTTGATCTAGCTTCTCGTTCGCAATTCTGGCTGCAGTACTGAATTTGTGAAGAATCCACCGTTCAGCAAGGGATTCAGCACCGGTTTTTGAAGCAGAGGCCAGGGGCTGGAAATCACTTCCCAGTTTACCGAGCACATATCTGGTAGCCTGGTAAATTTTGTTGCAGAATCTTCTATAACCGTGGATCACCTGAATATCAAAATTGATATCACCTCCTAAAGATAAAGATTAGAACGATGGTCTCCTCCCGGTTTAGAAACATTACCTACCACCAGTGGTATAGGACACCAAAGAGAATCGTAACGCATCCGCACCACACTCTGGAATTCCTTTTGGAAATGCTTTCTTCTGGTACTTCGTCGCGGTTGCAACTTCTTTCTGTGCAAGATTTCCCTCCAGCAATTTCTCATGCAAAGCGTCCAGAGAAATACCCCGCATAACATCAAGAGGATCAACCACATTACCCAACGACTTTGACATTTTTCTTCCCTCAGAGTCTCTAATCAATGAATGGCAATATACCTCGCGAAATGGGACTTGGCCAGTCATCTTTATGCCGAGCATGATCATGCGAGCAACCcagaaaaacaaaatatCCCACCCAGTTTCCAAGACAGAAGTCGGGTAGAGGTTTTCAAAGTCATGAGTCTTCTTAGGCCAGCCAAGGGTAGAAAACGGCCATAGGCCCGAAGAGAACCAGGTGTCCAACACATCAGGATCACGCATAAGGGTAAAGTTCTTTCCAGGAAACTTCGCCCTTGCCTTTTCAGtcgcttcttcttctgtccGACCAGTCACCCACAGATTTCCGTCACTATTGTCGCCTTTCTCGCCCTCAAACTGGATGAAATAAGCTGGAGCTTGATGACCCCACCATAGCTGCCGCGAGAGACACCAATCTGTGATGTTATTCATCCACCGGAAATAACTCTTTTCTGCGCTTTCAGGACGAATAACAATGTCCCCATTTTCCACAGCTTTGATGGCGGGTTCACAGAGTTctttcatcttcatccaccACTGTGGTTTCAAGATCGGCTCAATTACATCATTTGATTTGGCACAAACAGGAACTTTCATAGGGTTATTTTCCCATTTGACATATAACCCTTTCTCCTTCAGAGCCTCGATGACCTTATAGCGCGCATCAAAACGCCTGACACCCGCGAATGGACCGGCATTGACGTTGAAGGTTCCATCATCACTCATAATTGAGATAAATTCTAAGTTGTGTTCTGTGCCTCGGGTAAAGTCGTTAAAGTCATGAGCAGGTGTGATTTTAACAGCTCCAGTACCAAATTCCGGATCAACTTTATCATCTGGAACAATTGGGAGCAAGCGATCCACGAATGGGTGTTTGGCATACTTGCCAATATATTTCTGATAGCGTTTGTCATCCGGATGAACAGCAATACCTGTATCACCAAGCATTGTCTCTGGTCTGGTCGTCGCAACCTGGATCTTCTCATCGGTGCCGTCAATCTCATAGAGGAAATGAGTCAACACGCCAAACTCGATCTTTTTGTCATAACCAGGAACATCAAGCAGCGTTCTCCCTTCCAGTTCCTTGTTCTCGACCTCAAGGTTAGAAAGAGAAGTATTAAGAGCAACACACCAGTTTACAAGCCTGTTGGCTCGATAGATGGTGCCCTCTTCATGAAGCTTCACAAAGGTCTCCATTACTGCAGCAGTGAGATTTTTATCCATTGTAAATGCTTCTTTTGTCCAATCAAATGAGCCTCCCATATTTTTCATGGAAGTCGTGATGCTCTTATGATACTTGTGTGTCCAGTCCCAGATCATATTTGTCAAAACAGGTCTCCCAACATCATGGCGGGTCTTCCTCTCGTTCTTCCATAGGATCTTCTCCACAACACTTTGTGTGGAAATTCCGGCATGGTCATACCCTGGAAGCCACAGAACAGTTTTCCCCTTCATACGTTGCCACCGAATCATGGTATCTTGAAGTGAGTTGGTTAATGCATGGCCCATATGCAGTGCTCCTGTAACATTAGGCGGGGGGAAGGTCATCACGAATGACCCTTGTGGTTTAACTTTCCCATCTGGGCCAAATTCAGGCTTGAAAAGCCCATTTTTCTCCCACCATTCATATCTTCCGGACTCGATCTTTAGAGGGTCGTATGCATCGGCTGTCTTCTCCTTCTCAACCTTTGTCTTTTTCTCGACAGGTTTGGACGTCCCAGCTTTTTTTGCGTTCTTCTCCGCAAATTTCTTCAATTTCTCTGCCTTCTTGCGCTCTCTCTCGACTAAACCAGAAACGATTAGACAGGTCATTTGATGGAAAGTTCAGTACAATGGAGTCACGGCCGGGCTTGCAAGCAGGCACAAAAATCCCCATGAAGTGGTTGCCGCACAACATACGCTCTTTCTCTGTCTTGGGCTTAGGCTGCGATTCTGCGCCATTGTCAGCGCAATCCGGGTTGTCGCTTTTCCCCTCGCAGTTCGCTGGAATATTTGCGCTTGAAGCTAAGGTTCCAAAATTAGCCCTTCTCAAAGACTTTTAGAAGGCTATATATCACATTCTAACACTAACCTGACGCCTGGGGGGGTGGAACAGAAGCCATGGTGATAAATCGAAGCTGTGGAGCAAATCTCCAACGCGCTGCGCGCGTAAATTGTCGTCTGATCAGTATCTTGACCCGATTTTACTCAAACAGAAACAAAGGATAGGGTTCGCACATAAAAGTCCTGATAGGGAAACAATCAGTGAGGTCGGGAGAGTTTGGAGAGACTTACACTCACAATTTGTTCAGCTCGACACGGGAACTTCTGAAGGCTAAAGTAGTATTAAGTGGGGGCTTAATCCTGGAAAAGTAGCGCAAATCAGTGAGTCACGTCACGTGCCATCCCTCAACAGCCTGTTGGAGGAATCAGGCttgttaaaaaaaaatatctgGCCCTGTCTGTTCATAAAAGAGTGGAAATTGTGGGAATGCGTGCAATGCCTATAATATGGATGGTGCTGGAGACTATGGACAGCTATCATTCGGGCTCATGCAATAAGCAAGCTGTTTTATCTTAATATAAATCTATTACAGCTCGACAAGGAAGGGCTAAAGAACACTCAAGATGACAATTGCTTTAATAAAGTTGGAGCGCATGGCAAGTACGCCAGGCCGCAAAGGCTCTTTCTGACACTGTCAAGTATTTAAATACCTACTATGTTGCGGAGCTTTGTATGCATCTAGGCATGGACCTATTGGCAGTATCCACAAACAACCGAAGAGCGCTCGGACATCATCTCTGATGACAGTGAACCAAGCTGAACAGTGATTCCAATTCCAAAATGGGGGAATGTGTCAAATCCATTGCTAAGAGAGCAGCCCCACTGCAAGGTTTGAATGGACGGACCACTCAGAACTTAATGAGAGGAAAGAGTAGTAACTGAATTCAAGAATGCAATGGAGTGCCTGAATTCTGCGTGAGTTGGGCCGCAGCTGCACGCACAGGCGCAAAGTAGGGGTGAGACATAGCCTCTTGGGCTGTAAGCCGGTCCTGGGCGGAATGTCAGCTGGTGAAATACTAGGAATGAAAGATGAAGGGGGAGGCTAACCGCATGATCATATCTTAATAATTTGTCGAGGAAATCGATAGCTTCATTACTGACGAATCTTTGGTTTTCTTGATTCACAAAGGATTGCCAAGGCTTTCTCGGGTAGCGTGAAAGGATTTCATCGTACTGAGGATCCAATTCTATGTCGTATTTGTCCAAGTATTCAAAAAGCCCATCAGTTCCCAGGACTTTGGCGATCTTTACAAGCTGGTCTGCATTGCTACTCCCATGGAAAAAGGGCTCTTTCCTGAAAATCATTGATGCGAACATGGCACCAAGTGACCACATATCAAGGGAATAGTCATATTCTTGGAAGTCAACTAGCAGCTCTGGACCCTTGAAGTACCTGGACGCTACCCGAACGTTGTACTCAGTACCTTGATGGTAGAACTCAGCAAGGCCCCAGTCGATCAACCGAAGCTGTACCATTTAGCATGTTAATACTATCATGCTAAATATCTTGTGAGAAGTTTTGGAACTCACCTTTCTCCGCTCATGATCTATCATAACGTTGTGCGGCTTAACATCTCGGTGCATGATGCCTTTGCTATGGCAAAAATCCAAAGCTTTCAACAATTCGAAGATGTAATACCGCACGTCATAATCGACGAAACGAGGATATAGCGTTCGAAAGTCGGTATTATTGACATACTCGAAAACCAAGCTAGGGGTTTTGCTTTGGCTATCGCGGACAACATCCAATAAAGCGACAACGTTGGGGCCTCCAGCTAGATTCTGCAGGATTTTGATCTCCcgcttgatcttcttctttttgacTGGCTTTAGCACCTTAATGACGCATTTTTGGTAGTTTACGACGTTTATTCCCTCGAACACTTCTGAGTACTTCCCGCGCCCTGGTAGATGTTTCTGGTCAGCCCATGCGAAAAGAGGGGTTAAGGTACAATGAAGCAAAAGGTGACATCTCATGATTGCGGGGTGATACCAATTTTGCGAACAACTTCATAATTCTCCAACACTCCCCAGGATATATTGACACTATCGTAATCCCAATATGACTTGGGCATGTGTTGATTCACATCCGCATATACACGCGCCATGGCGACCTCTTGAGTTCGCACTGAACGTCAGAAGGACGGTGCGGACTCAGGTAGAATTTGGTGGGATATTAAGGAAGGAGGAGGAAAGGAGTCACAAGGTATTGAAGATCAAGGGGAGTAAAGGGAAGGTTTAACTAGGTCATGG
This window harbors:
- the VAS1 gene encoding valine--tRNA ligase (EggNog:ENOG410PI3F~COG:J~BUSCO:892at33183) — its product is MASVPPPQASASSANIPANCEGKSDNPDCADNGAESQPKPKTEKELERERKKAEKLKKFAEKNAKKAGTSKPVEKKTKVEKEKTADAYDPLKIESGRYEWWEKNGLFKPEFGPDGKVKPQGSFVMTFPPPNVTGALHMGHALTNSLQDTMIRWQRMKGKTVLWLPGYDHAGISTQSVVEKILWKNERKTRHDVGRPVLTNMIWDWTHKYHKSITTSMKNMGGSFDWTKEAFTMDKNLTAAVMETFVKLHEEGTIYRANRLVNWCVALNTSLSNLEVENKELEGRTLLDVPGYDKKIEFGVLTHFLYEIDGTDEKIQVATTRPETMLGDTGIAVHPDDKRYQKYIGKYAKHPFVDRLLPIVPDDKVDPEFGTGAVKITPAHDFNDFTRGTEHNLEFISIMSDDGTFNVNAGPFAGVRRFDARYKVIEALKEKGLYVKWENNPMKVPVCAKSNDVIEPILKPQWWMKMKELCEPAIKAVENGDIVIRPESAEKSYFRWMNNITDWCLSRQLWWGHQAPAYFIQFEGEKGDNSDGNLWVTGRTEEEATEKARAKFPGKNFTLMRDPDVLDTWFSSGLWPFSTLGWPKKTHDFENLYPTSVLETGWDILFFWVARMIMLGIKMTGQVPFREVYCHSLIRDSEGRKMSKSLGNVVDPLDVMRGISLDALHEKLLEGNLAQKEVATATKYQKKAFPKGIPECGADALRFSLVSYTTGGGDINFDIQVIHGYRRFCNKIYQATRYVLGKLGSDFQPLASASKTGAESLAERWILHKFSTAARIANEKLDQREFSDAASVLYQYWYSQLCDVFIENSKSLLQQDAPTDIQQSAKQTLYTALEGALTLIHPIMPFISEELWQRLPRRPDDKTISIMNAAYPEYNSSFDDPNAEAAYDLVLATSKAIRSILSEYEIKTKGDIKIQTYNASSHKTIRDEVSSIKSLSGKYIGEISVLGPDNTIPPPGCVVSTVGANAAVYLEVSDEVRLEQEEKAKANLAKALETINKQIAIMESPAWQEKAKPQAREMEEKKLRDAQSEAARLEEQIKDLEKLKI
- the CKA1 gene encoding Casein kinase II subunit alpha (EggNog:ENOG410PI5T~COG:T~BUSCO:9665at33183), translating into MARVYADVNQHMPKSYWDYDSVNISWGVLENYEVVRKIGRGKYSEVFEGINVVNYQKCVIKVLKPVKKKKIKREIKILQNLAGGPNVVALLDVVRDSQSKTPSLVFEYVNNTDFRTLYPRFVDYDVRYYIFELLKALDFCHSKGIMHRDVKPHNVMIDHERRKLRLIDWGLAEFYHQGTEYNVRVASRYFKGPELLVDFQEYDYSLDMWSLGAMFASMIFRKEPFFHGSSNADQLVKIAKVLGTDGLFEYLDKYDIELDPQYDEILSRYPRKPWQSFVNQENQRFVSNEAIDFLDKLLRYDHADRLTAQEAMSHPYFAPVRAAAAQLTQNSGTPLHS